GCTGTAAAGTCTGTTTTATTGTCTTCTCCTGTTGCACCCTTGAATTCTTCTGTATGGGCTTTTGGCATCTCCTGTGCCTTATTGCAAGTACTCCCTTCATAAGAATATCCCTCTTCTTCATTTAAATTGTTGTCAACAATTTCTTTTCCTTCTCTGCAATTTTGGCCTTGGTGATCTTCTACTTCCCCAGTGCCAATAGGCAGCTGCAAAAGTCAATTATGTTGCTTTAGTTGTTATAAGAGGCATAAAGCACCCCAATGAAAAGTTCTGTGACCATAAGATGAAAAGACACTGACACCAGGGCTGAAATTGGGGCAGGCATATACCTATGTCACACACAAGTGGAATCAGGACATCACAGCCTTAAGCACATACCTTTGTGTTTTGCAGAAGCAGAGTATGTAGAAGTAgcaggggggtaagggggggacaaggttttggggtgagtgagtgggatGACTATGGGGGAGGGTTTTGTTGGTAGAAAAAGGGGGGTGGACGAGTGGGAGTGTACATTTTTTGGTGAGTAAGTTGCACAAAGTCTTGAAATAAGATCAAACCCAATCACAGAACACTACTGAAAGCCCCCACCGGGGGTAGATTCTATTTTATAGGAATGCTctgacccttaggggctgatttacttacccacgaacgggtcgaaatgagtccgattgcgtttttttcgtaatgatcggtattttgcgattttttcgtatgttttgcgattttttcggattctttacgaatttttcgttaccaatacgatttttgcgtaaaaacgcgagtttttcgtatccattacgaaagttgcgtaaaaagttgcgcatttttcgtagcgttaaaacttacgcgaaaagttgcgcatttttcgtagcgttaaaacttaaaaggtgcaaagtttcgcgtaagttttaacgctacgaaaaaagcgcaactttttgcgcaagttttaacgctacgaaaaatcgccagattttacgcaactttcgtaatggctacgaaaaactcgcgtttttacgcaaaaatcgtattggtaacgaaaaattcgtacagaatccgaaaaaatcgcaaaacatacgaaaaagtcgcaaaatgttcgttttcaagtcggaacttttccaattcgggtcggattcgtgggttagtaaatcagccccttagtatctgTGAAATACAAAATTAACAGAAAACCTCCTGTCAATTCAAGATATtgctaaattatttaaaaaatattgcatcttaaatatatgaaatatatgaaatatatgaaatgTTAAACAAACCTTCATGTAAAGAAAAACTCCACCCACAAGCTgttttttgcttaatgaaagaaaatgtcatcccAAGCAGCATTCCAATacatattaaacattttatatggctttaaagttaattgtaactgtaattgctgaaagcagtatctgccttGTTGCTTatactctctgcactgctggctctgactcctgaaacagtatAACTGAAGCCAGCTGATTCACAGACATGCGGGAAGAACTGACTTTtagataaacaaacactgctttcaactgcaattacatttacaaataactataaaaccattTAAGCCGTTTATGAATGCATGtcagaaagttgcttagagttacattttcttttcttgtgtttttttaaaaaaagtgttttaggtGGAGGACTCCTTTAACAAATTCCAGCCCACCTCAAAATCCTGCAGCGAAGAACAGCTTGATCCGGATGTTTTATGCGCTTTCTGGACAACTAAGCAGCGGCCCTCCAATGAGCAGTTATTCAGCTGCCGCAGAGCATGATGCATTGTAACAGCGTCCTCAAATGATATGAAGGCAAAGCTACAAGAGAGTTACAATGCAGCTTATTAATCAACAAGGTGGGAGACTAGCTTCTGTAGCCCCTTTTATAAGAATTCCACTTGAAATTTGCCCGGTGTTGCAGAGTTTGGATTTCCTACAATGTTTTTAAAGTTCAGTGGTTTTATTTATTCTGCCTCACCCAAACTTTCCTACTGTACATGTGTGACAGGCATCAAACTGCTTTGGCACACTTACCAAGAACAAAAGCTGGCAGGCTTTGCATCTCCATGTTTCACATATGTACTTATATGCCTGTATTATTAGTGTATATTATAAGAATGTTTGGTGCTCCATACAATAAAGGCACTAAATACAGTAGAGTTTAACTCACAAGCTAAGTTTACTTCATTATGGATAAAAAAGGACTACATATTTTTACTGAAATATAGGGACACAATTATAAAAAAATGGCATTGTCttgtttatttataatatataaaaatgatttgtcTCTACTGCACTGATCTCTATACAAGGGAAGAACTGGATTTAGCTGTATACCAAATCCTCCACAAGAGGTTGGGCCAAATATTGAACCAAATCTAAACCCTAATTTACATATACCAATACAAATGCATTCAGTTGTCCAGAGCTAAAGGCACACAGGGTGTGCAGTCTGCTTCTCTCTGCTTGCATTTTGTATGCTCCTATGTTGATCATTTCCTATGTGTACCTCCACTGATAGGCACAGCATTGGCCTGAATGCATTAATACGGAGAGAATATCGGCCCAAAAACACAAAAGCACACTGATCTGTGTAAATGCACTCAGCCCGACACTGCGCCTGTCAGTGGAGCAACACATAGGAGTATAGGAGTAAATCCATTTCTCCTACACAAGGGGAGAGAAGTGGACTGTACACCCTGTATGCCCTTAGCCTTAAATTCATGTTCATTTTCCTTCAGTTTGGCTagacactaaaggtccccatacactacacctacgggtgggtgatattgggtggcaagtagctaaaaaaaaaaataatccgatcgtttggccctggggccaaacgatcgaattacatttgcggccatggggcagtcggttcggggaccgcatcaacgagccaatgcggtccccgatccgactggattttctaacctggccgatcgagatctgcccaatttcaggccagatatcggacggccaggcccctcggttctgcccatacacgggccgattagctgccgaattggtccaagggaccgatatcggcagctactatcggcccgtgtatggggaccttaaggccaaATCCAAATCTGATTACTGCAAAACGTGCTAGGATTTGTCTGAATCGCAAACCAATTTCTGGATTTAGGGGCATCCCTAGTCTATACCAATTTCACATTTCCTACTAAATCTGACCTTATTTAAGAAACAAATTAATTTACCATGGAAATTTTCACTGAATGCCCTTCATGCATTTTTCAGGCTATTGAAGACAACAGACTCTGGATTTTGGAGTAAAATAATTCATTATCTAAATGCCAAAATTAGAATATCCACTTTTAATTCATTTCTGGTACCTTATCAGAAGTTCATTGGTGCTATCTTTGGATCTTTGTGAATCACGTCAATGTCAACTTGTGTTCTGAATGTCCTTATATGACCTGTGTTACAATGGGCAAACCTAACTCCTGATGAAGGGAGGTTTATCTACCCGAAACGTCATCTTGCTCTGAcactctgtatgtatgtatgtacatttttattaatatagcgctacttatgtatctAGTGCTGTACTATGATAAATAAACGGGTAAGAACTTTTTCATGCAATGTGTGTGCGGCTCCCAATTGCAGACTTAATGCCAGCCTGTACAATCAATTTTCGCAATTCAATTATTAACAATATAAGAACCAACCGATACCCACAATATTCTCACCATTTGTATTCTTGTCGGAACACTCTAAATCCTTTTGGCTGGTATTCTTCAAACAGGTTTCTGAGCTGCTCCTAAAAAGTGCAAATAAAGGTACAggatctgtcatccagaatgcttgggacctcgtGTAAGGAATAAAGGGATAAGGAATCTTAATGAAATTTAAACAGCCAATACAAATTAATGCCACTTacttgggatgaagtacaaggtactggcttattattacaggaaaaaaagaaaagcatttttataaattatttgcttcatatggagtctataggagatgggttTCCCATAAATCAAAtacttttggataatgggtttctagaaaGAGATCCCATATCTCTGCAGTCAAACAGACTGAAACATTCAAGGAACCGAGGGAATAATAAATGTGGAAAATAAGTGCCCAGCAAAACATGAGAAATGCTCCTTGGGGCTGCTTTTAAATGAACATTGCAAGAAATATTGTTCAATCAGTAAACACTTGAtataccatttgataaatatgccctgaAAATCCTATTTAAGTGAAGTAAGCCCCGTGAAGTCGCCCTTAAAcagtttcataaatatgcccctaagtataATGATTTAATTGCATTTTGATTACTTGGTGTTATTGACCATATATAAAGAAGCATTATAAAAGGTCTACAAAAAGTGGCCTATACCCGTTTGCACTACAGATGGTTCTGAACTACAACCCTCACTCCAACTGTTAGACTGTTAGAAGTTGTAGTGTAATAACTGCTGGCAAGCTACATAATGCAAATACATGGTGTGCAACATGGTGCACACAGGGTTACCTCTCTCAGGGTGTTGGGGAGATTCCCcacatatatttcatatttttcttcTTCATCTAAAACAGAGAGAAGACATAAACACTAGAGTCGGAATGAGAAACAATGAGAAGGGAGAAGTAATATGCATGATACTAAAATACACATGCTACATCCAAAATATTATTATACCAGATTTGTGAATCTAGTCCCATTTGTGAGGAAATCAGCACAGCATAAATCAAATGGGGACTTTGGGCTCTCTGGCTGTTACTTAAAGGTACACTATCATAAAAATAGACATATGTTTTTGAAAACTATATGTAATGCTTATTAAAATAGATCAGCCACCATGGAGGGACTGTGCTGAGACATTAATATGGATACACATTTATGCAGCCCTCACATGACAGAAGTTTCCAGCCAACGGGATAAATATCAGTATGAGCCCTGACCAGATACTGATCAAGGACTTCAGTTTGGacagtttaggctgatgccacacatagcgtatggtgtatatttgcggcaagcagaaaaacgctgtgcctgcaaccgaatgaatggaatacgctcgggtgcaggcacatgtagccgatatccgccaaagatatgaagtcttgcttttttttggcggatatcggctacatgtgcctgcaccctagcgcattccatttattcgggtgcaggcacaggttggaTCGTATGGCGAtgttttcagcttgccgaaaatatacgccatacactatGGGCCAAATTCCTAAAGgtatgaatccgaatcccaaaatccgatcatttctgatgattattattattattattaacatttatttataaagtgccaacatattctgcagcactgtacaataagttgcaaatgtcacaaaaattatttctgtttgaatacgaaaatttcatacaTATGATCCGAaaaagaaaagtctcccatagggctcaatggcactctgcagctccaacctggcccaaggaaagtctcccatagggctcaatggcactctgcagctccaacccggcccaaggaaagtctcccatagggctcaatggcactctgcagctccaacccggcccaaggaaagtctcccatagggctcaatggcactctgcagctccaacccggcccaaggaaagtctcccatagggctcaacggcactctgcagctccaacccggcccaaggaaagtctcccatagggctcaatggcactctgcagctccaacccggcccaaggaaagtctcccatagggcttaatggcactctgcagctccaacccggcccaaggaaagtctcccatagggctcaatggcactctgcagctccaacccggcccaaggaaagtctcccatagggctcaatggcactctgcagctccaacccggcccaaggaaagtctcccatagggctcaatggcactctgcagctccaacctggcccaaggaaagtctcccatagggctcagtggcactctgcagctccaacccggcccaaggaaagtctcccatagggctcaatggcactctgcagctccaacccggcccaaggaaagtcaccataccgaagcttgaatgaatccaaaacttttgtactcgttgcaacaaatatgattttgtcgcacaagttgtcgcaaagtacaaaaaagttgcgcaaattaacgaaaaaaatcacaaaaaatatgtacagttctaaaacttggaaaaaatactcatttttttgtattcagactcaatcgtactttgatgaatgtgcctctAAGTGTGGCATCTGCCTTAGAGGGGATGAAAAACCTCTGGGTGTTTACGGATCCCATGTGACAAGCTGGATCATGTGACCCATGCAAAGCATTTGACACAGACGGTATTTATCTTTTGCTGTGGCTTCCTCATGAAGGAGAGAAGATATGTGTCCCCAATGTAGAGTAGGCAGACCCCTACTGATGAGTTGTTGAACACAACTTATCTCTtcagataaagacaaattgaCTTTTGAGAtctgttttattgttgttgttattttataTTGTCCACCTTTTATGCAAGCCTTCtcctatttattttctattctgactcctgcctggttgtGACAGTAACTAAGCTCTGGAGACCAATCTTGGAGCTCCCTGTTCACACCTTACAGTGCAGGAAAGGGGGGGAGCAACTACATACTAACAGCCTTGGTCTTGGAATGAGATGTTGTTCAGGCAGGGGTACACATAGCTTTGGCTATATAATGTGTGACAGACCATAAGAAGGATTGGTCTATAAAATCTATAGTTGAATATTCTTTGTTCACAATAGTGATTTGTACAAAGTTTGCCATTTTGAGAGTATGAATAAATTGATTATACATTACCATCTTCAAACCAATTTCCATTTTCTGAAATGTTTTCTAAAGGATCCATTCTAAGTTTGCTGCACCTGGTGAAAAGCACAAATTGTATACTTCTGTATTTTAATAACTGCAACAACAATACAGAATTTCTCACACCAagcggcagatttactaaaactcgaaatctcatttcaattttttttgaaaccataaataaactcatttctacgAATGTCACATGTAGGAAAAACGCACGTGTAAGGCCCTACACATGtgggaaaaagtcgcaacttttttgacttgttgcacAATAACCATAACTTTTTCGGATTGCTGCACAGAAACTAACTTAAAAATTTTGAAAACCTCTAGAagttttaagcaaaaagaaaaaacttacaaggaagggacatctgccattggcttctacacaaTCAGGTTTTACCTGGCAAATTGATTTTTAGCTATTTTGACGcgtagtaaatctcgaaaaagtctcaaaactttttttttcaactttttttttggtgCGAAAAATCTGAACGTCATTCATAACCAGTGGCTTATTAGCAACATTTTGCACACCAGCTccgtggatgttgctcccagtggcctcaaagtaggaccttatttttgaaatgttgccaaacagaacctcctataggctgccagtccacatagggactaccaaatagcctatcacaggcctttttggcacccccaggcagCCACCTCacccccaacattccccccttGAGCGTGCAGGAGCATGGGGGAGATACCAGACTAGGgagcccatttacttactcacgaaccaggcgaatgcgtccgattgcggtttttcgtaatgatcggtatttggcgattttttcggaaaattatcgcgactttttcgttgccatccgaatgttacgcaaaatctggcgatttttttgtagcgttaaaacttgcgcgaaaagtcgcgcctttttcgtagccattccgaaagttgcgcaaaatgttgcgattttttcgtagcgttcggattcattcaagcttcagtatggtgacttttcttgggccagcttggagctgcagggtgccattgagtcctatgggaggcttccaaaatcatgctaagtctgaaagtttcggccgccgcttacgaacgctcaatacgaaaaagtcacgacaagatatgagcgaattgtaatggctacgaaaaactcacgttttttcgcgaaaattgtatcggtaacaaaaaagtcgcgacaatttccgaaaagtcgcaaaggcaccgaaaaaatcgcaaaaaatacgaaaaagttgcaaaatgttcgttttccaattctgattcgaattcgtgtcttagtaaatcagcccctaggagtaggCAAGAGAGGTACCCACCTAGCACCCCCTCACTGTTGCCCCctagtgcctcttctgcccaccgcTAGTTCCAGCCCCAGGAACTTTTCCTTGCTTGTGTTGCTTGTGTTGCATGAATATGgctcaccagtaaaaaaaaaaaaaaacttggggaTCCCTGCATGAAATGCATGTTACCCCCATAATAGAACAGCTCTATCAGTTGGTGTTTACAATATTCAGTCTTCTTTTTCCAAATTGGACCCATGTTTTTTCTTATAACAATTGCTGGTTTTAAAAACATTGAGCTTATATATATGTGGCAAAATATAGACCTGCAGTCACTTTGCCCATTTCCTCGCCAATTGCTCCCCTCAGTGCCccctctgcccacccctagttgcACAACTATCCCTTATCTATAACTTTCCCTGAACCTGACTAGAGTCATTACTAGTTGTGGGCCCAACCAACCAAGCTGGGTTTTTTTACCACTCAGGGGACATTTCTCTCACAGCAAGTCAAAGTCTTTGCCATAAATTACGGGGAAAGGCAGTAAGATGGCAGCACTGTGTATAGTGTGTAAGTTAAATAAActttgcagttacatttgtttGCTTGTCCTTAAAGGGACAAATAGTAAAATGGCCTAATGATGGGTTTCTCTTCCACACGGAATATCCAGCCCCGGACCTGTGTAACACTTAGTGGCACTTGTTCACCTGATTCCCACGTTGCATAAAGGAGAATGACCAACACTGCACTCGGCCCGTACCATTCATAATAACCTAAAGGGGTCACATGACCTCCATGCCCGTCACCAAAGTAACGCGCAGCAAGGATCACGTGACATTTGACCGGCTCGCCGGAAGTACCCTGTGAGGGGAAGCGCTTCCCTTTCCGGGATGGATGCCGGCTTGGAAGTGTTGAATGGCTGCTGATTGCAGTCGCTGCGTACGGAGAATTGAGAGTAACTATACTAACTGGCGCTAGCAGCGCAACTGCGTCAGCTTGTTCTACCAGCGCTGGATCGCTTGTATAGTTTCTCTTAATGGCAGCCGGGACCGCTGCCTAGACTCTCTGCCTAAACTCTCTGCCTTTGCCAAGAGCAGTTTAATACCTGGGCAGTAATTCTACCTGCTCTCTTTACTGTGCCTGCCCTAGTCTCTTCCCTGTACCCAAACTCTCTCTCCGATCTCTGACTGTACCCTCCTTCTCTTCTTCCTCATACCTCTGCCCACCCCCTCCTTGCCCGCCTGActgcccattccccccccccattactgacTGTACCCTCCCCATCACTGCCCCCTTACACTAAACGCCTATCCCTTCCCCTCATCCCTAGCTGCACTCTCTTCCCCCTGTTCTGAATCAATTCCTagaatttgccttttttttacccCTCATGATTGTAcccttccctgctgccccctcatTCTCATCATTGACTGTAACTCCTTCTCTCTGTAGCCAGTCCCACCATTCATCATTTGTCTCTCCTCCATAACTTACTGTACTCTATATGATCACTAACTGCCTCCTACCCTGACCTTCATTCCTTCCTGTATATAGAATTTCCTTAGCTTTGGGATTACTGTATCCCATGATTCCCATCTCTCATCCTTAGTTGTACATGCCATCCCTTTATCATTAAACATTCTCTCATTACCTGCTGTACCCTCTCCCCTTGTTCCTTATGACTCCCCAAAAGAACTGGCTTTCACAATCTTGCATTTGCTGCTAGAAAATATTCAGCCCATTGACTGTACAATATCAGAAAATGCCAGAAAACAAATGATTTACTCCTCCCTCCCCACCCAGGCAGATATAGGTAATGTTTCTGTAGCTCACCCTAAAGTGTGTCTCTGAATACCAATGTCTGGGCCCATGGCCTTAGATTTAGGCAGAGGTCGGCAGACCCCGGTCAGCTGTTCCAGCTCTTGGCTGTGTAATGAAGAACTGGGCGCCATTTTGCGTGTTTCGTTGTCGGACATTCCTTTTGGGGAAGATGAGAATCCCACAAGGTGAGTACAGAGGGTGCAGTCAATCTCAGTCTTGTTAAGGGGTCTGTAAGGGAGGTTACTGTTTATTCCTTTTTACTGAGCAGAGGGTGGGGTTTTATGTTATGATAAAAAAGAAATATCAATTAGTCCTATAAATATAGTGCTTTATCTGCTTTAAGTTATGATTCTGATAATTGCTTGCTGCTTTCAGGGAGGAGTGTGTGCTTCTAGAAGCACCGGCATCAGAAACAGGCGGCCCCTGTGAGCTGGTTTTGTGCTGCTCGGCTCAAGGGACAGAGCGAATTCGGAGTCTTACCATCTGCAGCCAAGCGCGCACCATAGAAGTTTACAGCGTATCGcaggaagggcaagatggggaataTTTAGGGACACACAGAGCAAGTAAAACATACACGGTTGCAGGTTCTGGAGAGGATGGTGCTATAACTTTATATGAGACTCATCTACAGTTGGATTTCCCTGTACCTTCTTGCAAAGTCAAGGTATCAACATCCAGATACTTTACATCAATATTTCTATAAATTGCTTATTTAGGTTATCACTGCCATTGTTGTATATTTATAACCAGCATTTTTCAATGCAAATAAAGGGAAAACCGCTATCAACAGTCCGATCCAAATGGATCTGCACAT
The sequence above is a segment of the Xenopus tropicalis strain Nigerian chromosome 7, UCB_Xtro_10.0, whole genome shotgun sequence genome. Coding sequences within it:
- the LOC100485635 gene encoding uncharacterized protein LOC100485635 isoform X1, translated to MVRAECSVGHSPLCNVGIRCSKLRMDPLENISENGNWFEDDEEEKYEIYVGNLPNTLREEQLRNLFEEYQPKGFRVFRQEYKCFAFISFEDAVTMHHALRQLNNCSLEGRCLVVQKAHKTSGSSCSSLQDFELPIGTGEVEDHQGQNCREGKEIVDNNLNEEEGYSYEGSTCNKAQEMPKAHTEEFKGATGEDNKTDFTAASKENVNHINKETSDRQVFPRNCNCCGWEDVPVQCCSPDDLNCWDMAQDISYVDFKKIRYCILKLEKKKLELEILKLRLEIQKLNKCGFVNEE
- the LOC100485635 gene encoding uncharacterized protein LOC100485635 isoform X3, giving the protein MVRAECSVGHSPLCNVGIRCSKLRMDPLENISENGNWFEDDEEEKYEIYVGNLPNTLREEQLRNLFEEYQPKGFRVFRQEYKCFAFISFEDAVTMHHALRQLNNCSLEGRCLVVQKAHKTSGSSCSSLQDFELPIGTGEVEDHQGQNCREGKEIVDNNLNEEEGYSYEGSTCNKAQEMPKAHTEEFKGATGEDNKTDFTAASKENVNHINKETSDRQVFPRNCNLAPSSTSEWHSSSGLYFA
- the LOC100485635 gene encoding uncharacterized protein LOC100485635 isoform X2, yielding MCSKLRMDPLENISENGNWFEDDEEEKYEIYVGNLPNTLREEQLRNLFEEYQPKGFRVFRQEYKCFAFISFEDAVTMHHALRQLNNCSLEGRCLVVQKAHKTSGSSCSSLQDFELPIGTGEVEDHQGQNCREGKEIVDNNLNEEEGYSYEGSTCNKAQEMPKAHTEEFKGATGEDNKTDFTAASKENVNHINKETSDRQVFPRNCNCCGWEDVPVQCCSPDDLNCWDMAQDISYVDFKKIRYCILKLEKKKLELEILKLRLEIQKLNKCGFVNEE